In Balearica regulorum gibbericeps isolate bBalReg1 chromosome 26, bBalReg1.pri, whole genome shotgun sequence, one genomic interval encodes:
- the MUC16 gene encoding mucin-16, translated as MEQFTLNFTITNLRFTTDLGTPNSAKFNSTEKIMQHYIDPLLQKSSIGPYFTGCKVTGFRSVRNTDNTGVDTICSYGNGSQVPKFDQAKVYQELRNMTNGITKLGIYNLDNKSLYINGYNEPLERSSPSITTAPSPTSRHFTLNFTLTNLQYTADLDAPSSPKFISTVKVINHYIDPLFKSSSISSVYTGCKVMRFRSGRDRDDTGIDAVCSYKNDISLARFDREKVYHELSTMTNGATKLGHYSLEKNSLYVNGFPLTDTAITRKPFLTEAPAKLVYRLSFRIVNENLTNPDSQSPEYKAAVESISNKMNQLYHQSNLRDQFLNCSITRLRSGSIVVDCKCFFQPEPSINRAVVERAFQDGTLNTTGLWLGSSYQLQGFSVESLELAIEAATYKTPLKSGKENFQLSFRISNLPYSPELQDSRSQMYQVNKEKIEKELDVFRNSSLKDYFAGCTVESFGPVHGKAYTSVASICKFTPDPFSGTLQKQKVYEELKRLTHGFTKLHPSYELEDQSLIVEGYSPLKTDEQESEGSELQFWAIILICIFTLLGFILLILLCFLIIFCLRRKSNLYQVQQGMYGVYFPHLNTRKLH; from the exons ATGGAGCAATTCACACTGAACTTCACCATAACCAACCTCAGGTTCACAACAGACCTAGGGACACCAAATTCTGCTAAATTCAATTCTACTGAGAAAATAATGCAACATTAT ATTGACCCCCTGCTTCAGAAGAGCAGCATTGGCCCCTATTTCACTGGCTGCAAAGTAACAGGATTCAG GTCAGTGAGGAATACAGATAACACAGGAGTAGACACCATCTGCAGCTATGGAAATGGCTCCCAAGTGCCCAAGTTTGACCAAGCTAAGGTCTACCAAGAATTAAGGAACATGACAAATGGCATCACCAAATTAGGAATCTATAACCTGGACAACAAGAGCCTCTATATCAATG GTTACAATGAACCACTTGAGAGATCAT CTCCGAGCATAACTACTGCACCAAGCCCAACATCCAGGCATTTCACACTGAATTTCACCTTGACCAACCTCCAGTACACAGCAGATCTGGATGCACCAAGTTCCCCCAAATTCATTTCCACAGTAAAAGTTATCAACCATTAT aTTGACcctcttttcaaaagcagcagcataagCTCTGTGTACACAGGATGTAAAGTGATGAGATTTAG GTCTGGGAGAGACAGGGATGACACAGGCATAGATGCTGTCTGCAGCTACAAAAATGATATCAGCCTTGCCAGGTTTGACAGAGAAAAGGTTTATCATGAGCTGAGCACCATGACAAATGGTGCCACCAAACTGGGTCACTACAGCCTAGAGAAGAACAGCCTGTATGTCAATG GTTTCCCCCTCACGGACACAGCTATCACCAGAAAGCCTTTCCTGACTGAAGCTCCAGCTAAATTGGTCTACAGACTGAGCTTTAGAATAGTCAATGAAAATCTAACTAACCCAGACTCTCAGTCTCCAGAATacaaagcagcagtggaaaGCATCAGTAACAAG atgaatCAACTATACCATCAGAGCAACCTGCGAGACCAGTTCCTGAACTGCAGTATTACAAGGCTGAG GTCTGGATCCATAGTGGTCGACTGCAAGTGCTTCTTCCAGCCAGAGCCCAGCATCAACAGGGCTGTGGTTGAAAGGGCTTTTCAGGATGGCACTTTAAATACAACTGGACTATGGCTGGGGAGCAGTTACCAGCTGCAAGGATTCTCAGTAGAGA GCTTGGAACTAGCAATTGAGGCAGCAACTTACAAAACACCCCTCaagtctggaaaagaaaacttccaaTTAAGCTTCAGAATCTCCAACCTTCCCTACTCCCCAGAACTGCAGGATTCCAGGTCACAGATGTACCAAgtgaacaaagagaaaattgagAAGGAG ctTGATGTATTCAGAAATAGCAGCCTGAAGGACTACTTTGCTGGTTGTACTGTTGAGAGCTTTGG GCCTGTCCATGGGAAAGCTTACACAAGTGTTGCCTCCATCTGTAAATTCACACCGGACCCCTTCTCAGGGactttacaaaagcaaaaggtgTATGAGGAGCTGAAACGCCTGACACATGGGTTCACCAAGCTGCACCCCAGCTATGAGCTGGAAGATCAGAGTCTGATTGTTGAAG GTTATTCTCCACTCAAAACAGATGAACAGGAGTCTGAAGGATCTG AGCTTCAGTTCTGGGCAATTATCCTCATCTGCATTTTTACCCTGCTTGGCTTCATTCTCCTCATCTTGTTATGCTTCCTG ATCATCTTCTGCCTAAGAAGAAAGTCAAATCTATACCAGGTTCAACAGGGCATGTACGGAGTGTACTTCCCACATCTGAACACGAGAAAATTGCATTGA